The Mycolicibacterium mucogenicum DSM 44124 genomic sequence CACGGCCCGGATGCGCGACGACTGCGAGCCGCCGCACCCGATCACCCGCTCATCCAGCCGCCACATGTACTGGACCTTCGCGCAAATGGTCACTCACCACACGAGCAACGGATGCAACCTGCAGCCCGGCGACCTGCTCGGCAGCGGCACCCTGTCCGGTCCTGACACTGGCTCCGAAGGCAGCCTGCTGGAGCTCAGTCACGGCGGCACAGACCCGATCAGGCTGCCCAACGGGGAAACGCGCACGTTCCTCGAAGATGGTGACGAAATCACGCTCAGCGCAAGGGCTCATCGCCCCGGCGCGGCCACCATCGGGTTCGGCGAGTGCGTCGCCGTCGTCCAATCGGCCATCACCTACCCGTGACCTGAGAGGCGTCGTGCACCAGGCGCTCCACCATGGTGTCGTCGACCTCGGCGAAGAATCCGCCGACGACATCCTCGATCTCGCTGAATCCCCTGGCGCAGAAGAGAATCGGTTGGTAGTGCGTGATGTCGTAGGTTTGCACACCCATCCGGGCGATGTGCAATGGCCGCAAATCCGCGACATCGATCTGCTGGATCTCGCCGAACGAGGAGAGCAGGCCGGCGCCGTACGTGCGTACCTCACCATGCTGACGCACCACACCGAACTCCAGCGAGAACCAGAAGACCTTCGAGATGAATTCAAGCGCCTCAGTCGTCTTCACCCGCTGTGCTGCCTGCCCGGCCAGCCGGTACAGCGCCGCGAACCGCTCGTGCGCCAGGCAATTGCCGTGGCCGACCACCTCGTGGATCAGGTCCGGCTCGGGAGTGTAGAGCGGCACGGAGTGGTGCCGGATGTACTGGGTGGAGTGGAAGATGCCGTCGGCGAGCAGTCCGTAGAACTCACGCAGCGGCACCAGACCGGCCGCCGGCACGTACTGAAAGCCGGTCAGCGGCCCGAGCTTCTCATTGACCTCTACCAGTTGTGGGATCCGATCCTCGGGAAGCCCCAGCCGCTCCCTGCCCTGCAGATACTCGGTGCAGGCGCGGCGCTGGTGCAGCCGGTGCAGCTCGGCGCACGCGATGCGCCAGACCTCCTGCTCGTCGTCGGTGTAGGTCGCGACGGGCGGCGGTGTCCCGGGCTGCCAATCCATGGCGAGCGCGGCAATTGCGTTGCGCCGGGCCCGGTATTCCGGGTCGACGGCGCCAGGATGATCCGCAGCCAGATGAACGGTGACGTCATCTCCCGAGCGCGTCACCGGCGCATACAACTGCGCTTCCTCGAACATCGCTGCCTCCCGGGGGTCCGGGCGTCGCACAGCGCGGCGTCTATCACCCAGGATATGCGCGCTGATCACGTACGACTGGCAAGCACCTGTTCGCGCAGGATGTCGGCGTGCCCGCAGTGGTGCGCCAGCTCCCGCAGCACCTGCAACGTGACCCAACGCAGGGTTCGCGGCCCGGACTGGTGCCCCGTCACGACGGTGTCCAGCGGTAGATCGGCGACCGCCGCCCGCGCTGTCGCACAGACATCACGGTGCGCCGCAAGAACCGATGCGATGGTGTCGTCGTCATCCAGCTGGAAGGACTCGTCGACGCTCTGCACCAGGCCGAGAGCCTGACGGGATGTGCCGCCGACGCATTCCTCGAACCACACGCGC encodes the following:
- a CDS encoding phenylalanine 4-monooxygenase, whose protein sequence is MFEEAQLYAPVTRSGDDVTVHLAADHPGAVDPEYRARRNAIAALAMDWQPGTPPPVATYTDDEQEVWRIACAELHRLHQRRACTEYLQGRERLGLPEDRIPQLVEVNEKLGPLTGFQYVPAAGLVPLREFYGLLADGIFHSTQYIRHHSVPLYTPEPDLIHEVVGHGNCLAHERFAALYRLAGQAAQRVKTTEALEFISKVFWFSLEFGVVRQHGEVRTYGAGLLSSFGEIQQIDVADLRPLHIARMGVQTYDITHYQPILFCARGFSEIEDVVGGFFAEVDDTMVERLVHDASQVTGR
- a CDS encoding DinB family protein — translated: MGSFDVLLDDERAQLDAFVEDYRRAVELTLDGLTEEESRRRLVPSATTLLGLLKHVTWMQRVWFEECVGGTSRQALGLVQSVDESFQLDDDDTIASVLAAHRDVCATARAAVADLPLDTVVTGHQSGPRTLRWVTLQVLRELAHHCGHADILREQVLASRT